CGGACCGCTGCGGAGCACGCCATCGAGAACTGCGTGTCGGTGTTCAACATCGAGAGCGACGATATCAAAGGCAAGATCATTGGCCGCGAGGGCCGCAACATCCGTGCCTTAGAAGCCGCCACCGGTGTGGAGATCATCGTGGATGATACCCCGGAGGCCATCATTATATCTGGTTTTGACCCGGTGCGCCGCGAAATCGCGCGCCTGTCGCTGCACCGCCTGGTGGCGGACGGCCGCATACACCCGGCCCGCATCGAGGAGGTGGTTGCCAAAACACGCAAAAACATCGAGGAGGAAATCGTGGAGATCGGGGAGCGCACCGCCATTGATTTGGGCATCCACGGGTTGCACCCTGAGTTGGTAAGAATGGTGGGCCGCATGCGTTTCCGCTCGTCTTACGGGCAGAACCTGCTGCAGCACTCCCGCGAAGTAGCCAACCTTTGCGCCACCATGGCCGCCGAGCTTGGCCTGAACGTGAAACACGCGAAACGCGCCGGTCTGCTGCATGACATCGGCAAGGTGACGCCGGACGAGCCGGAACTGCCGCACGCCATCATCGGTATGGAGCTGGCCAAGAAATACAAAGAGCACCCGGATGTGTGCAACGCCATCGGCGCGCACCACGACGAGGTAGAGATGACCGCCATGGTGTCTCCGCTGGTGCAGGCCTGCGACGCCATCTCCGGTTCCAGACCGGGCGCCCGCCGCGAAATCATGGAGTCCTACATCAAGCGCCTGAAAGAGCTGGAGGAAACGGCCGTTTCGTTTGAGGGCGTGAACCAGTGCTACGCCATCCAGGCGGGCCGCGAACTGCGCGTGATGGTGGATGCCGATAACGTGTCGGACGAAAAAGCGTCCCAAATCTCTTATGACATCTCACAGAAGATTGAGAAGGAGATGCAGTACCCGGGCCAGATCAAAATCACGGTTATCCGGGAGATGCGCGCCATCAGCTACGCCAAGTAATAAGCCATATATAACAAAGCCGCCTGCCGCGTTTGTGGCGGGCGGCTTTGTTTTTTTGCCATTTCGCCCTCCACTTTCCTTCCACAACCAGCACTCTTGTACTGCCTGCCAAGTTATAGTCCCCCTTTGAAGGGGGTAGGGGGATGATAGGCTGTGAGAAGATTCTAATGCGACATGAACGAGAAAAGTTGTTGAAGAGAACTGATTACATATCGCATATATGGCTGCCCTGTTTTTGCCTGCCGTACCTGCGTTCCCTCAATTCACCGGCGATTGCTTCTGTTTTAGAAACATTAGCTTTAATTTAGTTCTTCATTGTTAAAATGACGCCGCATGGCCTTAGCTTATAAAAGAATCATAATCAAAATAGGGTCTAACGTGCTCACGCTGGACAACGGCATGCCTGATCTGGCCAGAATCGGGCATTTGGTAGAGCAGATAGCGGAGATAAAGAAGCAGGGAAAGGAAGTGATTTTGGTGTCGTCGGGGGCGGTGGCGTCGGGGAGGAGCCTGGTGCAGGTGTCGGAGAAGTTTGACGCGGTGGCCAGCCGGCAGCTGCTGGCGGCAGTGGGGCAGGTAAAGCTCATCAACACCTACTCGGAGCTGTTCGGCCGGTTTGGCCTTGTTTGCGCGCAGGTGCTGGTGACGAAGGAGGATTTCCGCGACCGGCTGCACTACCTGAACATGAAAAACTGCTTCCAGATTCTGCTGCAGCACGACATCATCCCGGTCATCAACGAGAACGACGTCATCTCCATCACCGAGCTCATGTTCACCGACAACGACGAGCTCGCCGGGCTCGTGGCCTCCATGCTGAATGCCGACGCCCTGATTATCTTGTCGAATGTGGATGGCATCTACAACGGGAACCCGAAAGACCCCGGCGCGGAAGTTATCCGGGAGATAGACCATGCCGCCACGGGCCTGTCCTCGTTTATCACCACGCAGCGGTCGCAGTTTGGGCGGGGCGGCATGCTCACCAAAAGCCATATGGCCCGGCGGGTGGCGCAGCTGGGCATAGCCGTGCACATCGCCAACGGCAAAACCGAAAACGTCCTTCCCCGGCTGCTGCAGGAAACCGTCATCAACACCCGCTTTGTGCCCAGCAAGGCTGCCTCGGGCAAGAAAAAGTGGCTGGCCCACAACGAGAACAACGCCAAGGGGGCCGTGCAGGTAAACCAGGGAGCCCGCGAAGCGCTCTTTTCCTCCCGCGCCACCAGTCTGCTGCCGGTGGGCATCACGGGCATCCGCGGCGAGTTCCTGAAAGGCGATGTGGTGAAGCTGCTGGATGAGAACGGCACGCTGCTAGGGCTGGGCATCGCGGAGTACGGCTCAGGCAAAGCGCTGGAGCATATCGGGGAGAAAAACCAAAAGCCCCTGGTACATTACGATTACCTTTTTTTATATCCTGAACCAACTGACTATGGAGTTAGACAAAATATTTGAACAGACACAAAAGGCCAGCAGAGGCCTGAGCGGGCTGACACCGGAAACGGTAGACGCCATTCTGCGAGATGTGGCTACCGCAGCCGTTTCGCAAACGGCCTTCCTGCTTTCCGAAAATGAGAAAGACCTGGCCCGCATGAGCCCGGACGACCCGAAGTACGACCGGCTGAAACTGACCGCCGCCCGCGTGGAAGCCATAGCAGCAGATATGCGCAACGTGGCCGGTCTGACCTCTCCGCTTGGCGAGGTGCTGCTGGAGCGGGAACTTCCGAACGGGCTGCACCTCTCGAAGGTGCGTGTGCCGCTGGGCGTGGTCGGGGTCATATATGAGGCGCGGCCCAATGTGACCTTCGATGTGTTCTCGCTGTGCCTGAAAACCGGGAACGCCTGTATTTTGAAAGGAGGGAGCGACGCCTCTTTCTCGAACGAGGCCATCGTGTCGGTCATTCACGGGGTGCTGGAGAAACACGGCGTCAGCAAAGACATCGTCGCCCTGCTCCCGCCCGACAGGGCGGCCACTGCGGCGCTCTTGGGCGCCGTGGGCTACGTGGATGTGCTGATACCGCGCGGAAGCCAGCAACTGATAGACTTTGTGCGGCAGAATGCCAAAGTGCCCGTCATCGAAACCGGGGCGGGTATTGTGCATACCTATTTTGACGAGACCGCTGACCTGGAAAAGGGAGCAGAAATCATATATAACGCCAAGACCCGGCGCGTGAGCGTGTGCAACGCCCTCGACTGCCTGCTGCTGCACCGCAGCCGGTTGCAGGACCTGGCGGCGCTCGCTGCGCCGCTGGCTGCGGCGGGCGTTACCATATACGCCGACACGCCTTCTTTTGAGGTCTTGCAGCAAAGCTATCCGCAGGATTTACTGCAACAGGCGTCGGAAGAGGATTTCGGCACCGAGTTCCTGTCGCTGAAGATGGCCCTGAAAACCGTGGAGGACCTGGACGAGGCGCTTGACCATATTGCCACCCACAGCTCGAAGCACAGCGAAGCCATCATCTCGGAGAATGAGGCGCATATAAACCGTTTTCTGCAGCTGGTGGATGCGGCCGCCGTGTACGCCAACGCCTCCACTGCCTTCACCGACGGGGCGCAGTTCGGCCTCGGGGCCGAAATCGGCATCAGCACGCAGAAACTGCACGCCCGCGGCCCGATGGGGCTGGAAGAACTCACCAGCTACAAATGGCTCGTGAAAGGCAACGGGCAGACCAGACCGGCTTAACCTTTAGGAAAAAGCATCTTTTTATATGCTGATATAGGCTGCCGGAGAAAGAAAGTGGCAGGTCAGTATATAGAGTCCTATATAAAACATGAGTCATCCCGGAGTTTAGGACTGGGATAAAAAAGGAGAACCTCCTGTTTTAGTGGTACAGTCTATGTATCACCAAAGACGGGAGGTTCTTATGTTTACTACTTTCAAAAACGCAGCACGCCAAGCCGAGGTTCTCTCCCAGGCTCTGTTTTTCTCCTACCGCCTCGAAGGATTTCTTTCTCCTTTCCTTGCCAGGCTCGATGAGCTGCTGGACCGCCGCCTGGTCTACACTTTCCAGAACCTATGCCGGGCGCTGGTGCGCCACCGCAGCCGCTCCACCGGTCTGCTTCTAAGCGAGCTGGGTGGGGTTGTGCTCTCGCCCGACAAAGCCCCGGCGGGCACCAAGCGCCTGTCTAACCTGCTGCGCAGTAAGAAGTGGTCTGCCCAACTCATCACCGACTACCTGAGTCAAGAGGCCCAAACATACGTAGAGCAGCTGCTGGAAGCGGAACGTGAGCTGCCCCTGCTTTTGTGGGACGAGAGCGTGCAGGAAAAGTGCGAAAGCCTCCAAAGCGAGGGCTTATGCGCCGTGCGCAGCGTCAAAGCTAAACGGCAACTCAGAATCAAGAAGGGCTATTATGATCCCCCCACCCGGGAGCCGGTGCACGTGCCAGGCTTTCGGTGGGTGGGCCTCTTGTGCTGCGGCCTGTGGCAGGCTCCACGCATCGCCCGCTTTGCCTGGTGGAGTAGCCGGGGCAAAGAGGCCACCTCCCTGGAGCAGGTGAAGCTCACGCTGCTCTTGTGGGCCCGCCAGACCTTCGGCCAGGCCGTGCTGCACGTCTTTGACCGCGGCTATGCCTCCTCTAAGTGGCTGGGGCTGCTTTTAGGCCGCCACGACCGCTTCCTCTTGCGCTGGCCCTCCAGGTATAAGCTCGTGGATGGGCGTGGGCTTCTAAAGAATGCCTACCGCTTTTCGGTCGGCCGCAAAGCCACCTCCTCAAGAGTAGTAAGGGACATGGTCCGAAAGATCACTTACCGGCGCAGCCTCTTGTGGCAGCCCTGCCTGCACCCGGACTATGACCAGCCGCTCACGCTCCTGATCTGCCGGCCAGGTAAGAAAGGCCGCCAACCCTGGTATTTGCTCACCAGTGAAGAAGTCAGGAGTGATCGCCAGGCCTGGCGCCTGGTCTTTGCTTACGCCAGAAGGTGGCAGGTGGAGCAGGCCTTCCGCTTCAACAAATCAGAAATGGGCATGGAGTCGTGCCGGCTTTGGTTCTGGTCGAGCCGCATGAAGCTCTTGCAGGTGGTCACCCTGGTGTATGCTTTTCTGCTCTCGCTGCTGGATAAAGAGCTGCGGGAGGCGGTCTCCCATCTCCTTAGGCAGGGCTGCCATAGAACAGGAAAGCGGTGCAGGAAAACTCCTACACCGCTTTACCGTATCCGGCTGGCACTGGCCAACCTCTGGAATCTACTCTATCTATCCCTGCAAACTCCGGGATGACTCATGTCTGTTTTGAAATAAGGATATATAACTCAGCTCAGGAAGGCGTTCAGCATCCAGAGCGTTTTCTCATTCTGGTTGATGTCGTCGCTGATGAGGCTCACGGTGCCCTCGTCGCCAGCTTTGGAGGCCATTTGCAGTATCTCCCGTTCCAGGTCCAGCAGTGTGCTCAGGTTCTGGTGCGTCACCATCACCGTTTCTTTGTCACCGCCCAGGTCGCCCGCCTCGTGTATCCGCGACACCCGCACGTAATCAGACAAGGTGTGCAGCGGCGGCTGCCCGATGGTGAGGATGCGTTCTGCGATAGCATCGATTTTGGTGAGGGCAACGGTGTATAGCTCCTCGAACTTGGCGTGCAGCTCAAAGAAGTGGATGCCCTTGATATTCCAGTGGAAACCGCGCAGGTTCTGATAATACAGGTGATAATTGGCCAGCAACTCGTTCAGTTTCTCCGCTATCTGCCTGCTTTCCTCCCGCTGCAGTCCTATATTTGTTCTCTTCTCCATAACTGTATCGATATTTACTGTTTGAAATGTCATACAACAAAGATTATGAAATCCCATATATAAATCAAATCGATATAATATATACAGTTATCGCTTTAATCTATTTTGTAAATTTACACCCAGAGGCATACCTCCCGGATGGCCTGCTTCTTCTTACACTTATAGAAAGCAAATGACACTTGTGCAATTGGAATATTTAGTGGCTGTAGACACCTTCCGGCATTTCGCCACCGCGGCAGAGCACTGCTTTGTGACGCAGCCCACCCTGAGCATGCAACTGCAGAAGCTTGAGGAGGAGATGGGGGCGCAGCTTTTTGACCGGAGCCGGGTGCCGGTGCGGCCCACAGAGCTGGGCAGGGACGTGATTGCGCAGGCGCGGGTGGTGCTGGCCGAGGCCAAGAGGGTGCAGGAGATCGTGCAGAGCCAGAGGCAGGAACTGAGCGGGGAACTGCGCATCGGCATCATCCCGACGCTGGCGCCTTACCTGATCCCGCTGTTCATCACGGGCTTCATGGAGAAATACTCGGAAGTGCGCGTGGAGGTGCAGGAACTGCTGACCGATGAGATTGTGGAGCGGCTGAACCACGAGCTGCTGGACGTGGGCCTGCTGGTGACGCCGCTGGAGAACAAATCCGTGAGGGAACTGCCGCTTTTCTACGAAGCCTTCGTAGCCTATGTAAATCCGGCGCACGCGCTTGCAAAGTCAGCCACCATCAACCCGGGCCAGTTGGATATGGAGGAACTGTGGGTGCTGAACGAGGGACATTGCTTCCGGAGCCAGGTGCTGAACATCTGTAACCGGGGCGGCTTCAGGGGCGCAGACAGAAAAGGGCACCTGGACTATAAGAGCGGCTCGCTGGAAACCCTGAAACGCATCGTGGAGACGCAGCACGGCCTCACGCTGCTCCCGGAACTGTCGGTGCTGGAGATGCCGGAGGAGAAGCGCCGGTTGGTGCGCCCCTTTGCGGAGCCGCAGCCGCTGCGCGAGGTGAGCCTGGCCGTACACCGCAGCTTCCTGAAGAAGAAGCTGGTGCAGGCGCTGCAGCAGGAGATCATCGCCGCCGTGCCCGCAAGCATCCTGAACAGGAAAAAAGAGCAGGTGGTGTCGGTGAAATTTTAGAGTTAGAAATTTAGAGAGTTTAGGAGTTAGAGAGTTGCTGTTGACAAAGACCTCGCAGCGTGCGCAGCTCCTGCGAGCGTCTGGCTGGAGCGGCCGCCGCTTCGTAGTTCAGACGCTCGCGGGACCTTCGGACTCCGCGAGGTCTTTGGTGAAATAGGGCGTGCAGGCAAATTTATATATGGATGTTGTTTTCGGATAAGCTTAATATAGGGAGAAGGCCTCGCAGCGCTCGCACCTGCCCCGAAATGCTTCGGGGCAGGTGCGAGCGTCTGATGGTGTATAAAACAGAGGAGGCTGCCTTTGCGGGGCAGCCTCCTCTGTTTTATAAAGCTTATATACTTGCTATATATACTTACGCGTTGATACCAGCTTCCTGCAGTGCTTTCACCATCTCATCGCCTATTTCGGCAGGAGACTCGACCACGCGGATTCCGTTTTCGCGCATGATCTTCATCTTGGCGGCGGCTGTGTCTTCCGCGCCGCCCACGATGGCACCGGCATGGCCCATGCGGCGGCCCGCTGGCGCTGTCTGGCCCGCGATGAAACCAACCACCGGCTTCTTGTTGCCCGTCTCGCTGATGTACTTGGAAGCCACGGCCTCGTAGTTACCGCCAATCTCACCAATCATCACAATCGCGTCCGTCTCGGGGTCCTCCATCAACAACTGCACGGCGTCTTTTGTAGGTGTCCCGATGATTGGGTCGCCGCCGATACCGATGGCGGTCGAGATGCCCAAACCGGCTTTCACAATCTGGTCAGCGGCCTCATAAGTCAGGGTGCCGGACTTGGAAACAATGCCGATGCGGCCCGGCTTGAACACGAAGCCCGGCATGATGCCGACTTTCGCCTCGCCTGGCGTGATGACGCCCGGGCAGTTCGGCCCGATCAGGGTCACGTCTTTATTTTTGAGGTAGTTTTTAGCAGCCACCATGTCTTTCACAGGAATGCCTTCCGTAATCGCCACAATCACTTTGATGCCTGCGTCAGCGGCCTCCATAATGGCGTCGGCGGCGAAAGCGGGCGGCACGAAGATGATAGACACATCGGCGCCTGTTCTTTTCACGGCTTCCTCCACGGTGTTGTAAACAGGAAGATCAAGGTGGTTGGAACCTCCCTTGCCTGGCGTTACACCACCTACTACGTGTGTGCCGTACTCAATCATCTGAGACGCGTGGAAAGAGCCTTCTGAGCCAGTGAAGCCCTGCACGATCACTTTAGAATCTTTATTTACTAAAACACTCATGTGTATCTTGTTTAGTTTGTGTTGACGGTCGAACTGTAAGCTTGTGCAAAAATAGGCTTTTTTATGGCCGGTACAAAAATTTTTGGCCCTAATACCGCCCCGACTTATGCCATATCCCGGAACAAGTTGTGGCTTCGGGGCTGTTGTGGAGATAAGGTTTACAGGCAGGCAAAACGCGCGGATACGCTTTTCAGCGCAACATCCCGGCAGAGGCTATGTAAGGGAGGTCGCCGGCAAACCTAAGCCAGACAGCCGCCGAAGCATTGAACCGTTTAAATCATTACCTTTGCATCCAGACACAAAAAAGAAGCAGATGAAATATCTGAACCATATCACCGACTCAATAGGGAACACTCCCCTGGTAAAGCTCAACCGCGTGACAGAGGGCATCGAAGCCACAGTGCTGGCCAAGGTAGAGTACCTGAACCCGGGCAACTCCATCAAAGACCGCATGGCCATCAAGATGATTGAGGATGCGGAGGCGGCCGGTATTCTGAAGCCGGGCGGCACCATCATCGAAGGCACATCCGGCAACACCGGTATGGGGCTGGCGCTGGTTGCCATCGCCAAAGGATACAAGTGTATTTTCACCATGTCGGATAAGCAGAGCAAGGAGAAGATTGACGTGCTGAAGGCCGTGGGGGCCGAGGTGATCGTGTGCCCGACCAACGTGGCGCCGGAGCACCCGGATTCTTACTACTCTGTGGCCCGGCGCCTGAACCAGGAGATACCCAACTCGTTTTACCCGAACCAGTACGATAACATGTCGAACACGGTGGCGCACTACGAAACCACCGGCCCTGAGATATGGGACCAGACGGAGGGCCGCATCACGCACTTTGTAACGGGCGTAGGCACGGGCGGCACGGTGTCCGGCACCTCGCAATACCTGAAAGAGCAGAACCCGGAGATCATCACCGTGGGGGTGGACACCTATGGCTCCGTGTTCAAGAAGTACAAAGAGACGGGCATTTTTGACGAGAAGGAGATATACCCCTATGCCACCGAGGGCATCGGCGAGGACATCCTGCCCAGGAACGTAAACTTCGACCTGATCGACACCTTCATCAAGGTAACGGACAAGGACGGGGCCGTAATGGCCAGGAGGCTCACCAAGGAAGAGGGCCTTTTCGTGGGCTGGTCCGGCGGCTCGGCCGTATACGGCGCCCTGGAATACGCCCGCGAAAACAACCTGACAGCGGAAGACATGCTGGTGGTGATACTGCCCGACCATGGCTCGCGTTACCTCGCCAAGCTCTATAACGACGACTGGATGCGCGCCCAGGGATATATGGATTAAACGACGAAGCTATATATAGCCGGAAAGACACCCGATTAGCGGGCTTGGGCGCTTCCTCCCCTATATAAGCAGGGCCCCGCATGTAAAGATGTTTCCGGATTTGAAGATTTTTTTTATTTTTGCTATTGGCTGATAACGTCATAGAGATCGTTTTGCGGGGAATCAAGGAAAACTGTTCGTGCGCCAGCGCGACCAGGTAGAAGGAGACAGCGCTAGCCTTTATACCGCAGGCAGTATGGCCGAAACCATATGGCAGCGCAGCGGTTACATCTGTAGTAGGGGAGGAGACCGCACTTATTATTGCGTTTTCCGCGTGCCTGACACTTTTGAATTTAACTGATGAAGAGAAAGCTTACCGGCGTTCTGCTGATCGACGACGACGACACGACGAACTTCCTGAACCAGCGCCTGCTCGACAGGATGAAGGCAACAGACCATATCCGCACCTTCCAGAACGGCAAGCAGGCCTTCGATTACCTGTACAACGTCAGCAACAACAATTACGAGGCCGAGAGCCAGAATTATTTTAAACCGGAACTGATTTTCCTGGACATCAACATGCCGGTGATGGACGGTTTTGAGATGCTGGACCTGTACGAGCGCCTAAGCCCGGATTTCCGGAGAAACATCAGCATGGTGGTGCTCACCACCTCCACCCACCCGCAGGACACAGCCAACTCCCGCAAATACAACGCCGAGTACCTGACCAAGCCCCTGACGGAAGAGAAAGTGAACGGCCTGCTGCGCAAGCACTTTGCCAGCCAGGAAAGCGAAACATAAAACCCGCCTATATATAAAACGGGCCCCGCAGGATGCTGCGGGGCCCGTTTTATATATAGGCGGGCCTAAAAAGAGAAACCCGTATTCGATTTAAGCATCAGGTTCAGGAGCACGCCCACACCCGCCAGCAGCAGCCCGATGGCAATGAGTTTCTCCATATTATAGCCCGGGTGGTTTTCCTTTTTGAAGAGGCTGCCCAGCAGCGAACCCACGGCAAAAGACAGGACGACAGGCAGGCTGCGGCTCCAGAGCACATTGCCGATGAGAAAGTGGCTGATGAAGCCCGTGAAGCTGGTGACCACCAAAATGAACAGCGAGGTGGAGGTGGCCACCTGTGCGGGTATCCGGAAGAGTTTGATCATGATGGGCGTCTGCAGAAAACCGCCGCCGATGCCAAACAGTCCGGCAATGGTGCCCGACAAAAAGCCAAACACCGACACCACGCCGGCATTGAGGCGGTAGGCCAGGTGGTTTGTCTTGTTTTTCCGGATGAAGGTGGTGGGGATGTCGCGTATCTGGTACATCAGGCCGGAGTGCCGGGGCGGTTTCTTCTGCGTGTGCGGAAGCAGCATTACTATCCCAACAACGATCACAAACAGCGCGAACACCATCTGCAACTCCTGCACCGGCAGAAAGGCCACCAGAAAGGCGCCAAGTACCGTGCCAGCCATGGCGGGCAGCTGTATCAGGGTGCTCACCACATAGTCGATGCTGTGGTTGCGTGAGTTGAAGAAGGAGCCGATGAGCGCGGCGGGCACCATGGCCGCCATGCTGGAGCCGACGGCGATTTCGATGTTATAGCCGAAAAACAGCATCAGAACAGGCACCAGGAACACACCTCCGCCAAAGCCCACGGTCACCCCGAACGCGCTGATGGCAACACCCACTATAAAAAGCACTATCTCCTGCATCCGCTGTTGCTCCGCTGCCGCGGCGAAAGGTTGTCAGTCTGTTTCTGCCACAGGTACGAATTTAAATTCGTCTCCGTTGAAAAGGCCTTTGTCGCTGAGCTTGAGCGACGGGATCACGAGCAGCGCCATGAACGAGAGCGTCATGAACGGCGACGCCAGTTGGCTGCCCATCTCCTTGCTCATCCGGTCGATGGCCGCATACATCTCCGCCACCTTATACCCGTCCTCCGCCGACATGATGCCCGCCACCGGCAGCGGCAGCAGTTGCTCTTTGTCCCTGCCCACGGCCGCCACCCCGCCCCTGGACTGGATAATCAGGTTCACAGCGCGGGCAATGCTGTCATCATCCACGCCCACGGCAATAATGTTGTGCGAGTCGTGGCCCACGGAGGAGGCAATGGCGCCTGCCTTCAGCCCTACGTGCCGGATGAAGGCCACGGCCGGGGCGGCATTTTCGTAGCGGTTCACCACCGTCAGCTTCAGCACGTCCTCGGCCACGTCCGGCACAATAAAGCCATTTTCCACCTTAGCTGCTGCCCAGGCCTCCTTCGTGATCAGCTGCCCGTCGAAGGCCTCTATCACCCTGATTCTGGTGGCGGAAGCGGCCGGTACGGCAAACTCCTCGGGGGCCTTGGGCGCGGTGTTGAAGTTGTTGATCTCCTCGCTCTTCGTCAGCGCAATCCTGGTTTGGCCTTGCTCCGCCACCAGCTGCCCGTTTATATAGGTGGCCTGCACGTTAAAGTCCTCCAGGTTGTCCACCACGATAAAATCGGCGGCGTCGCCCTCGCGCAGCAGGCCCACTTCCAGTTTATAGTGCTCCACGGGGTTTACGCAGGCCGCCTGCAGCACCTGAAATATATCGTTGCCTTTGGCCAGCGCCCGCTTCACCAGCAGGTTTATATGCCCCTCCACCAGGTTGTCGGGATGCTTGTCGTCGGAGCAGAACATGATGTTGTGATAATGCCCGGGCAGCAGCGGAATCAGGGCCTCGAAGTTTTTGGCGGCGCTTCCCTCACGGATAAGTATTTTCATACCGGCGGCCAGTTTGTCCAGCGCCTCTTCGGCTGTGAAGCACTCGTGGTCGGTGGTGATGCCGGCGGAGGCATATAGCCGGGCCTGCTCCCCGCGCAGCCCCGGGGCGTGGCCGTCCACGGCTTTGCCGTATTTTTTCGCCAGCGCGATTTTCTCCATCACCAGCGGGTCGCGGTGCAGCGTGCCGGGCCAGTTCATCATCTCGGCCAGGTATTTTATCTCGTCCCGCTGGAAGAGCTTTTCTATATCGGCGGGCGTTATCTCGGCACCGGCCGTCTCGAACGGCGTGGCCGGAACACAGGACGGAGCCCCGAAGTAGAACTTGAACGGCATCTTGCTTCCGTTGTCCAGCATATACTCCACGCCCTTCAGCCCGAGCACGTTCCCAATCTCGTGCGGGTCGGAGACGGTGGCCACGGTGCCGTGCGGCACGGCCAGCCGGGCGAACTCGCCCGGCACCAGCATCGAGCTCTCGATGTGTACATGGGCATCCACAAAACCCGGTAGTATATA
This window of the Pontibacter russatus genome carries:
- a CDS encoding hydrogen peroxide-inducible genes activator, with the translated sequence MTLVQLEYLVAVDTFRHFATAAEHCFVTQPTLSMQLQKLEEEMGAQLFDRSRVPVRPTELGRDVIAQARVVLAEAKRVQEIVQSQRQELSGELRIGIIPTLAPYLIPLFITGFMEKYSEVRVEVQELLTDEIVERLNHELLDVGLLVTPLENKSVRELPLFYEAFVAYVNPAHALAKSATINPGQLDMEELWVLNEGHCFRSQVLNICNRGGFRGADRKGHLDYKSGSLETLKRIVETQHGLTLLPELSVLEMPEEKRRLVRPFAEPQPLREVSLAVHRSFLKKKLVQALQQEIIAAVPASILNRKKEQVVSVKF
- a CDS encoding Dps family protein, with the protein product MEKRTNIGLQREESRQIAEKLNELLANYHLYYQNLRGFHWNIKGIHFFELHAKFEELYTVALTKIDAIAERILTIGQPPLHTLSDYVRVSRIHEAGDLGGDKETVMVTHQNLSTLLDLEREILQMASKAGDEGTVSLISDDINQNEKTLWMLNAFLS
- a CDS encoding glutamate-5-semialdehyde dehydrogenase; protein product: MELDKIFEQTQKASRGLSGLTPETVDAILRDVATAAVSQTAFLLSENEKDLARMSPDDPKYDRLKLTAARVEAIAADMRNVAGLTSPLGEVLLERELPNGLHLSKVRVPLGVVGVIYEARPNVTFDVFSLCLKTGNACILKGGSDASFSNEAIVSVIHGVLEKHGVSKDIVALLPPDRAATAALLGAVGYVDVLIPRGSQQLIDFVRQNAKVPVIETGAGIVHTYFDETADLEKGAEIIYNAKTRRVSVCNALDCLLLHRSRLQDLAALAAPLAAAGVTIYADTPSFEVLQQSYPQDLLQQASEEDFGTEFLSLKMALKTVEDLDEALDHIATHSSKHSEAIISENEAHINRFLQLVDAAAVYANASTAFTDGAQFGLGAEIGISTQKLHARGPMGLEELTSYKWLVKGNGQTRPA
- the sucD gene encoding succinate--CoA ligase subunit alpha; this encodes MSVLVNKDSKVIVQGFTGSEGSFHASQMIEYGTHVVGGVTPGKGGSNHLDLPVYNTVEEAVKRTGADVSIIFVPPAFAADAIMEAADAGIKVIVAITEGIPVKDMVAAKNYLKNKDVTLIGPNCPGVITPGEAKVGIMPGFVFKPGRIGIVSKSGTLTYEAADQIVKAGLGISTAIGIGGDPIIGTPTKDAVQLLMEDPETDAIVMIGEIGGNYEAVASKYISETGNKKPVVGFIAGQTAPAGRRMGHAGAIVGGAEDTAAAKMKIMRENGIRVVESPAEIGDEMVKALQEAGINA
- the rny gene encoding ribonuclease Y, with translation MPDILYILLTAIVALGVGVFIGRSMLQKVYKQQEEDARQRAKSIIREAEANAESIKKDRILEAKEKYLKLKEEFDEEMNKKKNIILQNEAKVKQREQQATKQYEQAKRLEADLEKEKEALTTQLDKERANMSSQLDKEKENLNTQLEQLKKRKEEVEAKHSEIVGQLERIAGLTASEAREQLVEALKSEAQTQASSHIKDIVAQAKLTATKEAKKIVIETIQRTAAEHAIENCVSVFNIESDDIKGKIIGREGRNIRALEAATGVEIIVDDTPEAIIISGFDPVRREIARLSLHRLVADGRIHPARIEEVVAKTRKNIEEEIVEIGERTAIDLGIHGLHPELVRMVGRMRFRSSYGQNLLQHSREVANLCATMAAELGLNVKHAKRAGLLHDIGKVTPDEPELPHAIIGMELAKKYKEHPDVCNAIGAHHDEVEMTAMVSPLVQACDAISGSRPGARREIMESYIKRLKELEETAVSFEGVNQCYAIQAGRELRVMVDADNVSDEKASQISYDISQKIEKEMQYPGQIKITVIREMRAISYAK
- a CDS encoding response regulator, whose product is MKRKLTGVLLIDDDDTTNFLNQRLLDRMKATDHIRTFQNGKQAFDYLYNVSNNNYEAESQNYFKPELIFLDINMPVMDGFEMLDLYERLSPDFRRNISMVVLTTSTHPQDTANSRKYNAEYLTKPLTEEKVNGLLRKHFASQESET
- the proB gene encoding glutamate 5-kinase; the encoded protein is MALAYKRIIIKIGSNVLTLDNGMPDLARIGHLVEQIAEIKKQGKEVILVSSGAVASGRSLVQVSEKFDAVASRQLLAAVGQVKLINTYSELFGRFGLVCAQVLVTKEDFRDRLHYLNMKNCFQILLQHDIIPVINENDVISITELMFTDNDELAGLVASMLNADALIILSNVDGIYNGNPKDPGAEVIREIDHAATGLSSFITTQRSQFGRGGMLTKSHMARRVAQLGIAVHIANGKTENVLPRLLQETVINTRFVPSKAASGKKKWLAHNENNAKGAVQVNQGAREALFSSRATSLLPVGITGIRGEFLKGDVVKLLDENGTLLGLGIAEYGSGKALEHIGEKNQKPLVHYDYLFLYPEPTDYGVRQNI
- a CDS encoding transposase, which encodes MFTTFKNAARQAEVLSQALFFSYRLEGFLSPFLARLDELLDRRLVYTFQNLCRALVRHRSRSTGLLLSELGGVVLSPDKAPAGTKRLSNLLRSKKWSAQLITDYLSQEAQTYVEQLLEAERELPLLLWDESVQEKCESLQSEGLCAVRSVKAKRQLRIKKGYYDPPTREPVHVPGFRWVGLLCCGLWQAPRIARFAWWSSRGKEATSLEQVKLTLLLWARQTFGQAVLHVFDRGYASSKWLGLLLGRHDRFLLRWPSRYKLVDGRGLLKNAYRFSVGRKATSSRVVRDMVRKITYRRSLLWQPCLHPDYDQPLTLLICRPGKKGRQPWYLLTSEEVRSDRQAWRLVFAYARRWQVEQAFRFNKSEMGMESCRLWFWSSRMKLLQVVTLVYAFLLSLLDKELREAVSHLLRQGCHRTGKRCRKTPTPLYRIRLALANLWNLLYLSLQTPG
- a CDS encoding sulfite exporter TauE/SafE family protein, producing the protein MQEIVLFIVGVAISAFGVTVGFGGGVFLVPVLMLFFGYNIEIAVGSSMAAMVPAALIGSFFNSRNHSIDYVVSTLIQLPAMAGTVLGAFLVAFLPVQELQMVFALFVIVVGIVMLLPHTQKKPPRHSGLMYQIRDIPTTFIRKNKTNHLAYRLNAGVVSVFGFLSGTIAGLFGIGGGFLQTPIMIKLFRIPAQVATSTSLFILVVTSFTGFISHFLIGNVLWSRSLPVVLSFAVGSLLGSLFKKENHPGYNMEKLIAIGLLLAGVGVLLNLMLKSNTGFSF